In Woeseia oceani, one DNA window encodes the following:
- the purD gene encoding phosphoribosylamine--glycine ligase, with protein MKVLIVGGGGREHAMAWKCAQSPAVSEVIVAPGNAGTAREPGVRNAAVAADDIDALLELASSENIGLTIVGPEVPLVAGIVDRFGDNGLPCFGPNAKASQLEGSKSFTKDFLARHAIPTAAYASFSEIEPALEWLRARGAPIVIKADGLAAGKGVVVAQTLAEAEQAVHDMLGDRRYGGAGASIVIEEFLAGEEASFIVMCDGISVLPLATSQDHKARDDGDLGPNTGGMGAYSPAPVVTADLEQRIMREIIEPTLAGLKKDGIDYLGFLYAGLMIDSEGTPRVLEFNCRFGDPETQPILSRLKSDLVELCIAALDGKLGEQDIEWDPRAALGVVMAAGGYPESYEKGRPIKGLSAADDNTSKVFHAGTALDNNTVVTSGGRVLCVVGLGNSVAEARDTAYARVDRISFDDAFCRRDIGYRAIAREAQ; from the coding sequence ATGAAAGTACTGATCGTAGGAGGCGGCGGCCGGGAGCATGCTATGGCATGGAAGTGCGCCCAGTCTCCGGCGGTCAGTGAAGTCATCGTCGCGCCCGGCAATGCCGGCACAGCGCGTGAACCGGGAGTCCGGAACGCGGCGGTTGCCGCCGACGACATCGATGCACTACTCGAGCTCGCGAGCAGCGAGAACATCGGTTTGACGATCGTCGGACCTGAAGTACCACTGGTAGCTGGCATCGTCGACCGCTTTGGCGACAACGGTCTGCCTTGCTTCGGCCCGAACGCCAAAGCATCGCAACTTGAAGGCTCCAAGTCCTTCACCAAGGATTTCCTCGCACGCCACGCTATTCCGACCGCCGCCTACGCGAGCTTTTCCGAGATCGAACCCGCGCTGGAGTGGTTGCGGGCACGCGGTGCACCCATTGTCATCAAAGCCGACGGACTCGCCGCTGGCAAAGGTGTGGTGGTCGCGCAGACTCTGGCTGAGGCCGAACAGGCGGTACACGACATGCTCGGCGACCGGCGCTACGGCGGCGCTGGCGCAAGTATCGTAATTGAAGAGTTCCTGGCCGGCGAGGAAGCAAGCTTTATCGTCATGTGCGATGGCATAAGCGTCCTGCCACTCGCCACCTCACAGGATCACAAAGCGCGTGATGACGGCGATCTGGGCCCCAATACCGGCGGCATGGGCGCGTATTCGCCAGCACCGGTCGTAACCGCCGATCTCGAACAACGCATCATGCGCGAAATCATAGAACCGACGCTGGCGGGCCTTAAGAAAGACGGCATCGACTACCTCGGGTTCTTGTATGCCGGGCTGATGATAGACAGCGAAGGCACACCGCGGGTCCTCGAGTTCAACTGCCGCTTTGGCGACCCGGAAACACAACCGATTTTGTCGCGGCTGAAATCAGACCTTGTCGAATTGTGCATCGCCGCACTGGACGGCAAGCTCGGCGAACAAGACATCGAATGGGATCCGCGAGCCGCGCTCGGCGTGGTCATGGCCGCCGGTGGTTACCCGGAGAGCTACGAGAAGGGCCGTCCCATCAAGGGTTTGTCCGCCGCCGACGACAACACAAGCAAAGTGTTTCACGCCGGAACCGCACTGGATAACAACACCGTGGTCACTTCCGGCGGTCGGGTGCTGTGTGTGGTCGGCCTCGGCAACAGCGTCGCGGAGGCCCGTGATACCGCCTACGCGAGAGTCGACAGAATCAGTTTTGACGACGCTTTCTGCCGCCGTGACATCGGCTACCGGGCGATCGCCCGCGAGGCGCAATAA
- a CDS encoding molybdopterin molybdotransferase MoeA has translation MLSVTAATDAILAALTTWPEVSVPLAMSSGRVLRQNVLAERDQPPFDRVTMDGIAVRHSAYAAGRREFAIAASQHAGDPALSLATAEACIEVMTGAVLPAGTDCVIPVERTTRAGGNIHVEPDYDATARQFIHARGSDHRQGYCLLEAGRRISAIDVALLASAGLAEVPVSKLPRIRVISTGNELVAPGTPIEAHQIRMSNGPAIVAMLQQQGFSDSAHLHLRDEQSVLEKHIGEQLADSDVLVLSGGVSMGQADFVPQVLSNLRVRKIFHKVSQRPGKPMWFGTGPQGQLVFALPGNPVSALTCCRHYVLPALLTASATSPRAAVTVRLAAPFRFAPALTCFLPAQLTADENGQLRAQPVPTNTSGDFTTLASTDGYLQLAADETDFPADSLQPFFHWAQS, from the coding sequence ATGTTGAGCGTTACCGCGGCCACTGATGCAATCCTGGCAGCGTTAACCACCTGGCCTGAAGTAAGCGTGCCACTGGCAATGTCCTCCGGCCGGGTATTGCGCCAGAACGTGCTCGCGGAACGCGACCAGCCACCCTTTGACCGCGTCACCATGGACGGCATTGCTGTACGCCACAGTGCCTACGCTGCTGGACGCCGCGAATTTGCCATTGCGGCCTCGCAGCATGCCGGTGACCCGGCGCTGAGCCTGGCCACGGCTGAGGCGTGCATAGAGGTCATGACCGGCGCCGTATTGCCTGCGGGTACGGATTGCGTCATTCCGGTGGAACGTACTACCCGGGCCGGCGGCAACATCCACGTAGAACCGGACTACGACGCGACGGCCCGGCAGTTCATCCATGCACGCGGCTCGGATCACCGCCAGGGATATTGCCTGCTGGAAGCCGGACGCCGAATTTCCGCCATCGATGTCGCCTTGCTCGCCTCCGCAGGGCTGGCCGAGGTGCCGGTATCGAAGCTGCCGCGCATTCGGGTGATATCGACCGGCAACGAGCTTGTAGCGCCCGGCACGCCGATCGAAGCACACCAGATTCGTATGTCGAACGGGCCCGCGATTGTCGCCATGCTGCAGCAACAGGGCTTCAGCGACAGCGCGCACCTGCATCTGCGGGATGAGCAAAGCGTGCTCGAAAAGCACATTGGCGAACAACTGGCGGACAGCGATGTGCTCGTTCTGAGCGGCGGCGTATCGATGGGGCAGGCGGATTTCGTCCCACAGGTGCTCAGCAATCTGCGGGTTCGCAAAATCTTCCACAAGGTGAGCCAGCGGCCTGGCAAGCCAATGTGGTTCGGCACCGGGCCGCAAGGACAACTCGTGTTTGCGTTACCGGGCAACCCTGTATCGGCACTGACCTGCTGCCGGCATTACGTACTGCCTGCACTCCTCACGGCATCGGCAACATCCCCGCGAGCCGCAGTGACGGTGCGACTCGCAGCTCCGTTCCGCTTTGCGCCCGCGTTGACCTGTTTTCTACCCGCACAGCTGACCGCCGATGAAAACGGTCAACTACGGGCGCAACCAGTACCGACCAACACTTCGGGCGACTTCACGACGCTCGCCAGCACGGATGGTTATCTGCAACTTGCCGCCGATGAAACAGACTTCCCGGCCGACAGCCTGCAGCCGTTTTTCCATTGGGCGCAGAGCTGA
- a CDS encoding pyridoxamine 5'-phosphate oxidase family protein, with protein sequence MSRHPERATYERDIAFSILDEGLVAHVGLTTPDGVVVLPMTYARIADKLYLHGAVASRWLASFDEGSDVSVCVTLLDGLVLARSAFSHSMNYRSVVAFGTATTVRDDEEKQKAFKAFLEHMLPGRWDDSRQPNRKEVAATTVLSLRIDEASVKVRSGPPKDTAGDYALTHWAGVIPLSLTSGEPLPDPAMAAPPAVPAYAKDYSRT encoded by the coding sequence ATGAGTCGGCATCCTGAGCGGGCGACCTACGAGCGCGACATTGCTTTCTCGATCCTGGACGAAGGGTTGGTCGCGCATGTAGGTCTTACGACGCCAGACGGCGTTGTTGTGCTGCCGATGACCTACGCGCGCATCGCCGACAAGCTGTACTTGCACGGCGCGGTTGCGAGTCGCTGGTTGGCGAGCTTTGATGAGGGCAGCGATGTCAGTGTTTGTGTCACGCTGCTCGATGGCCTGGTGCTGGCACGATCGGCATTTTCTCATTCGATGAACTACCGTTCGGTTGTGGCGTTCGGTACGGCGACGACGGTCCGTGACGACGAAGAGAAGCAAAAGGCCTTCAAGGCGTTTCTTGAGCACATGCTGCCGGGACGCTGGGATGATTCGCGGCAACCGAACCGCAAGGAAGTGGCTGCGACCACCGTGTTGTCATTGCGTATCGATGAGGCGAGCGTCAAGGTGCGCTCGGGTCCGCCGAAGGACACGGCCGGCGACTACGCGTTGACCCACTGGGCTGGGGTGATTCCGTTGTCGTTGACCTCGGGTGAACCACTCCCGGACCCGGCCATGGCAGCGCCGCCGGCTGTTCCGGCCTACGCCAAAGATTACTCGCGAACCTAG